DNA from Alnus glutinosa chromosome 2, dhAlnGlut1.1, whole genome shotgun sequence:
GAAGATGCTTTCTTTGTGAGGGTGTAAAACGTCTAACGATAAACCGGAGGGAGAGCTTGCTAAATGGAAACATGAAATCCAGGAAGGTGGGGGAGGTGAGGAAAgtgaggcaagcaatcaggaaaggatatgagtgtgACACCCATATCGTGGTGCTCTttctcttctgtcatagatcgccatcacTGGATTAAGAGTAGATGCCAAAAAAGTTCATGATGacgaggaggaagagaaagacgCTTCATTTTagaagcatgatcaagaataatcttgcttctagatgacatgatcaagaatagtcttgcttcgtcATTTGTGAATATGGTTGCAATGCTGCATTTATCTTGcttacaaaattttgaaattggttatgatactacatctttcttctcaagaagTGATGATAGGCTCAAACTATGAGAAGAATTGGCTTTCAGAGTATGTAGGATTGAGAACTGAAAGGGgtgctttgcaagggagaagaTGAGTGAATTTATAGAGAAGATTCAAGAGAGAAACAGTGTGAGTAGTGCCGACAATGGATAATGCTCCTCTAGCTTTACAAGGTGCGAAAAGTGAGGCGAAAAATCTAGAAAAGTCATTGagtgaattcggaattcgagaaggtgaaaaggtgaaaattgaaaaagagagaggactCGTAATTCGAGAGTTGTCTGCTAGTGGTAGTGGCAGCCGTGCTCAGAATGAAGTCTATTAGACCGCGTCTTGTCCAttgattaagttctctttcattttcctttcaaaTATTTCGAAGAACAACTTCGTTTCTATCCTTTCTCCTTCAGGTTCTTTGAGGAAccgcttcatttctttcttcttcccaaaatggcttcttcttctacttcgcAAAACAATTTAGATCTGAAAGCTGTGCCTGATGTACAACCAGAGATCTGGTGCCCATCGTTCCCATCTCCAAGGGGTCATCTCATGACTactgactctgtgatgctggatgatgcagctgctgcaTCGGTGGCTAGAGGCATCATTACTCCACGAGATGGAAAGTTATTGGCGGATCGGTCCGATGTTGAAGCCATTAATGACTCTATGgcattcagtattcagggtgctATTTCTGTTTCCAATATGGCTCAACGTCTGCAGGTTCGAGGGAATGAGATTCAATCGCTACAAAATCAAGTTTTGGTCTTGCAGTGATTGTTCATGGATTTTAGGCGAAGGAATAGAgttcttcagcaagaaaataaagagctcaaGAAACTTGTGGATTCATATGCGAATGCCCTGGGGAAAAGATATACCAAATTGGAGCATAACACAAACCGTCTCCGAGAACAACACAAGAATCTTTTGATCGAAGTCAAAAATCTCGAGATTTTccgcccaaaaacttaaaccaggtattttattcggtcttgcaaattttattttattttattttttacaaaaataaataactaactgcaaTATTATGAAATATCTGTAGGTCTATGCATACTGAACTCTCTACGAATGATGCAGAAAAGATCCTGCTGCAAGTCTACTGTTTTTCTTCAATCAAAAGCAATCTATCTTGTTAAAGAAGTTGTAAggaaataatatattttccaactcttattatttccttaaaattttatatagtaccatgatctttcTCTTATTCCTGAGTAATTCTACACGGCGCTCATCCGTCCCTCAAGTGTCCCTCACCATCTGACGTGGCACAGTCCACGtcaggccttttttttttcaaaaaaaaaaaaaaaataattaaaatctgCGTTTACACGAACCCACCTTCATTTcaatttctcccaaaaaaattttGCCCCCAAAAGCTCTCCGTCTTTCCCTCTCCCTCCATCTCTTCCCTCCCTCCACCACACCGACAGCCACCCACCCACCAGCTGAGCTACCACCGCCACTGGTTCATCCATCTCCAGCATCCATCCACCGTCAGGCTCCGAAGACCCATCCACCGTACAGCCCCGACGACTCCAACGACCCATCAACCATTCCGCCACGACCAGCCCAGCCCAGCCACCATCACAGCAGACGACTCCGACGACCCATCCACCGTAAGCACTTATCTGTTTTGTTTcgattttcctttcctttcgaTTTTCTCTTCTTGATATAGATCTGgtttgttgagttttttttttggatctgGTTTTTTGAGTTGCTTGATCAACAGAGGAGGTAAGGTTTTCTTGTACTTTTTGTTTGTTAGTGGAAATGTGAAATGCCCACTTACGGCTCCCCCAAAATCATCCAAGTCTAGAATACCAAGATTAGCACTGATTTCTTCAATTTCTCAAAAAGTGGTTCATAAGCCCAGTGCAACCCCagattcaaagaaaaaacagcCTTCTGAGGTGTCTAAGGCTTTTACTACTCCAAGGAATAGAAAGCGCCTCTCAAACCCCAACACATTTAGAAGTGTTCGGAACCCAAAAGCAACAACTGTTGCTGTGCCAAAGAATAGAGTGGTAGCAAAGGCTTTAGCCTTCAACTCACCAAAGAAAGCAGTAAAGACAAAGACTTGTTTAGAACTGAATACCCCTGTGAATTTGGAGTGTTTTAGCTTCAAGTTATAGGTGTCTTAGCTtcaagttataattttttttttttttttcagggttTAATATTTCAAATTAGGGCTTTAGACTCagcaattgatttttttttttttttctaagcaactCATGTTTTTCTGTTATGCttgttttttaaaatccattgttTCTTTTGCCCTGCACTTTTTGAGAATTATGCTTACGATCTTTGGTTGTTTTCTGTATTTAATGGATATCTGACTCAACATCAATATGCTtggtctttttgttttgtttcttcatAGTTAGGAAGGCATTTGTTGTTGGTACTGCAATTGTATTTGGAGGAAAAATGACCCTGTCTCCAAACAATATTctcatctttttctcttttgcccCTCTTTTTCACTTTGTTCTGTTCTACAATGACACTAAAAGCTAGAAGTTAAAGAAAATCTGTTTATTAGGAATCAATAGAACATGAAATATAAATTCTACTGCTGATCACGTGAAACATAAGTACTGATTATTTTCATGAGCTTCATGATTATGTAAATTGACTTTCATGGAAAAGAACGCCAGTTGACTCAAAACATTGTAGTCGTCTTCCATCATATAGTCTCTACTCAATCTTTCTCTGATGTTGTGTCATTGCAACTTTCACCTGTGtctttgcattttcattttaaGTCAGAAAATACTTTCTAACAACTCTTGTTTGAAAGCTAGGTATAGTAAGTCTTGAAGACATGGCTTTCACTTATTCAATTGGCATGTGCAGTGGGCTGACCTCTTTTCAGGATTACATTCCAAAAAATTTTGCCCCCAAAagctcaaaatatatatagattcaTGTACTGCTTCTAGTTAATCACCCTTTCTACTGTGTGTAATTGAAGATGTCTAAATAGCTACTGTGAATTAGGCAAAGACAGCACATTGCAGAAGCCATTGTTCTTTCTAGATGACAATTAGAGGAAGATTATGGACTTGGTGATACCTTATGGACTTAGTGTGGCAACAAGgtttgatcaatcaaacatATGCAGGTCTTGCTTGCAAATAGGTGTACgtaataacttctttttttgtgttttttttttttttttttgttttgtttcaggAGCTATATGTGCAGGTGCTTGATTCACTTGAAAGAccattaaatgaaaatatgaacGAGATGCAGATGGATTGTTTTGAAGGTGGTGTTAATGCTTCTAAAAGATGTCTTCAATCTGCTTAATGTGAAGTTTGACAGaaaaaacattattctttcattctaagaggaaaaaattatattgaaagGAGTGATTCTTTTACATGTCTGAACTTGTAACATGTAATTGGAGAAGTTAGGTGGATTTTTTGATGGAACAAGTTGATATTTGTTCCTTCTACTGCCTATTTTTGGTGCATTGAAGTACAATGTGTAGTGCAGAAGCATTGACTAATGTTTTTTACTGGGTGCTTCTTTGCAAAACAACCTTGTCTCCCaggaaaataaattatacaagAAAAGCATCTGATTGAATTAAATACAACTACAATATGGATGGTCTcccttctttttcaaaatatatgttTGATACCCagattcattcagatatttagAAGTCTTAATTTCAAGACATCTGGACTTTTTTGTTGTTAAGCTTTTTTGTACATGATTTGATTATCTAAAATTGTCTAATGTATGAAAAGGATCATtgtaatatttatctttttagtACAAGATTTTACTtagtcttttttattattatttacctTTTATGATTGGTAGTTAAACACAACCTACCAATCATAAATTAATGTAGA
Protein-coding regions in this window:
- the LOC133860220 gene encoding uncharacterized protein LOC133860220 encodes the protein MASSSTSQNNLDLKAVPDVQPEIWCPSFPSPRGHLMTTDSVMLDDAAAASVARGIITPRDGKLLADRSDVEAINDSMAFSIQGAISVSNMAQRLQCPSPSDVAQSTSGLFFFKKKKKIIKICVYTNPPSFQFLPKKFCPQKLSVFPSPSISSLPPPHRQPPTHQLSYHRHWFIHLQHPSTVRLRRPIHRTAPTTPTTHQPFRHDQPSPATITADDSDDPSTELYVQVLDSLERPLNENMNEMQMDCFEGGVNASKRCLQSA